From Triticum urartu cultivar G1812 unplaced genomic scaffold, Tu2.1 TuUngrouped_contig_8346, whole genome shotgun sequence, the proteins below share one genomic window:
- the LOC125531901 gene encoding prion-like-(Q/N-rich) domain-bearing protein 96 isoform X2, which yields MGGLPSHLPSNSQGTSGIQEATSSHDSKSSGRTALPVDFFTSLYPSATPAMPGWQRAPQSGMGFGMQYPAAMGMHSYPQAAFSQPTYQQPTYQQPMYQQPTYQQPTYQQPVYQQNAYPQPAKASNPFDLGNEAAPIQAHMSLSGPLGASAGATNPTLVGNSSFGVPPQQPQQMYRPSVHQNHYMMQHVSNNMPEQLPNGMLPRQQGGAGSLGIGYDQQAAPRYSQPNTPPSYGAVGGNPFG from the exons ATGGGTGGTCTTCCATCTCATTTGCCTTCAAATTCTCAAGGAACCAGTGGTATTCAAGAAGCAACGTCTTCTCATGACAGCAAATCCAGTGGGCGGACAGCACTTCCAGTG GATTTCTTTACTTCACTATATCCATCAGCAACTCCAGCAATGCCTGGCTGGCAGAGAGCTCCCCAGTCTGGAATGGGATTTGGTATGCAGTATCCTGCTGCAATG GGAATGCATTCATATCCTCAGGCAGCATTTTCTCAACCTACGTATCAACAACCTACATATCAACAACCTATGTATCAGCAACCTACATACCAACAACCTACGTATCAACAGCCTGTATATCAGCAAAATGCGTATCCCCAACCTGCGAAAGCTTCAAACCCTTTTGACCTCGGAAATGAGGCAGCTCCAATTCAAGCTCACATG TCCCTATCTGGACCACTGGGAGCATCAGCAGGCGCTACTAACCCAACATTAGTTGGTAACTCTAGTTTTGGAGTTCCACCTCAGCAGCCTCAGCAGATGTATCGGCCATCTGTACATCAAA ACCATTACATGATGCAGCATGTTTCAAACAACATGCCTGAGCAGCTACCTAATGGCATGCTTCCAAG GCAACAAGGAGGTGCTGGTTCCCTCGGCATCGGCTATGATCAACAAGCTGCTCCTAGGTATTCCCAGCCAAACACCCCACCTTCCTATGGTGCTGTGGGTGGAAATCCTTTTGGGTAA
- the LOC125531901 gene encoding altered inheritance of mitochondria protein 3-like isoform X1, which yields MGGLPSHLPSNSQGTSGIQEATSSHDSKSSGRTALPVDFFTSLYPSATPAMPGWQRAPQSGMGFGMQYPAAMLQGMHSYPQAAFSQPTYQQPTYQQPMYQQPTYQQPTYQQPVYQQNAYPQPAKASNPFDLGNEAAPIQAHMSLSGPLGASAGATNPTLVGNSSFGVPPQQPQQMYRPSVHQNHYMMQHVSNNMPEQLPNGMLPRQQGGAGSLGIGYDQQAAPRYSQPNTPPSYGAVGGNPFG from the exons ATGGGTGGTCTTCCATCTCATTTGCCTTCAAATTCTCAAGGAACCAGTGGTATTCAAGAAGCAACGTCTTCTCATGACAGCAAATCCAGTGGGCGGACAGCACTTCCAGTG GATTTCTTTACTTCACTATATCCATCAGCAACTCCAGCAATGCCTGGCTGGCAGAGAGCTCCCCAGTCTGGAATGGGATTTGGTATGCAGTATCCTGCTGCAATG TTGCAGGGAATGCATTCATATCCTCAGGCAGCATTTTCTCAACCTACGTATCAACAACCTACATATCAACAACCTATGTATCAGCAACCTACATACCAACAACCTACGTATCAACAGCCTGTATATCAGCAAAATGCGTATCCCCAACCTGCGAAAGCTTCAAACCCTTTTGACCTCGGAAATGAGGCAGCTCCAATTCAAGCTCACATG TCCCTATCTGGACCACTGGGAGCATCAGCAGGCGCTACTAACCCAACATTAGTTGGTAACTCTAGTTTTGGAGTTCCACCTCAGCAGCCTCAGCAGATGTATCGGCCATCTGTACATCAAA ACCATTACATGATGCAGCATGTTTCAAACAACATGCCTGAGCAGCTACCTAATGGCATGCTTCCAAG GCAACAAGGAGGTGCTGGTTCCCTCGGCATCGGCTATGATCAACAAGCTGCTCCTAGGTATTCCCAGCCAAACACCCCACCTTCCTATGGTGCTGTGGGTGGAAATCCTTTTGGGTAA